ATTGAAGGCGTTGAAGATGTTCCTGCACCCGTCGTTGGATGGTTTCGCTTACCCGGTCGCTCAGTTGCAGGCTGGTCAGCAGCGCCGGAATGTCCTCTTCCAGATTGATCGAAAAATTGATCGGGCGACCACCTTCCAGGGCCGGATTGCGGCCGTTCAGGCGCAGCGCGAGGTTCAGTTTGCCGCTCTCATCATAGCGGACGTCACTGCTCAGCCGATCATAATGAAAATCGTGCAGGGCTTCGGTGACGATTTTCATGGCCGGATTCGATTGGCCAAGGGCTTCGATCTTCGGCGAACGAAAACGCAGCACGCCGCCGGGCGCGCGTGCGGCCAGCTCGCCCTGGTCGACGCTCAGCCCCTGTGCGCTGCGGCGAATGTCGAAGCTGCCGTCGACCAGACCGCTGCCATCGAGCCCCTCGGTCGGGTAGGCGGCGAGCATGTCGCTCAGTTGCAGTCCTTGCAGCTGTGCGCTCAGTTGTTGCTGTGGTGCGGCGAGGTCGAGCGTGGCGGGATCGAGCCAGAACCTGCCGCCGAAGATACGGGTTTCGGCGGTCGCCCAGCGCAGCTGCCCTTGCGCCGGATGGTCGAGATCGGTGCTGTAGTTTCCGCGCAGCAGCAGCGGGCCAAAGGTGAATCCAGGATTGAGCTGAGCGAGTCGCAACTCGGTTATATCCAGTTCCAGGCGGTTGCGCTCGAGGCTCGCAGCGAGTCTCGCGTCGAGCCCGGATATCTCGGCACGGTCGATGATGCCGGCCAGTCCTCGGGCCTCCAGCGTGAGCCGGGCTGAAGGCGGTGCACTGCCGGCTGGCAAAGAGAGCGTGCCATCGCCCAGCAGGCGCCCGCTGTTCAACTCGATCATCGCCGGCCAGGCTGTGAGGCTGCGGGCAAGCGGGTTACCAGCGCGCAGGAAGATTTCCTGTAGCTTGCCGCTTGCCTGTAGCGGGCCGTTCCAGCGCTTGTTCAGATTTGCTGCCAGTGTCAGCCCGGCGTCGTTGCTCAATGGGCCAGTTGTTGACAGGCGTGTGGCATCAGCGTCTAGCTGACCGCTCCAGCGCCAGCCCTGGGAAATCAGTTGCGGATGCTCCAGTCGGCCAAGGCGCAGCTCCAGCGGCCCCTGTACGCGCCAGCTCGGCGACTCAGAATCGCTGCGGTCGAGATGCAGGCTGAGCGGTTGGGGCAGCTGGGCCTGCAGTCGGCTGGCGGCAAGCTCTCCAGTGGCCAGGTCGGCGAGGGTGGCCCGTGAGCTCTTATGCAGGCGCAGATCGATCTGCTCGAGGTCCGCCCGCCCCGAGAAGTCCAGCGTGGCCTCCAGGCCTCCCAGCGAAAGCGCATCCAGTGTCAGATTGCTACTGCGCAGTTGCAGTTGCGCCTGCTCGATCTGCAGCGCATAAGGCGGTGCGGTATTCAGTCGCACCCGCGCCTGCAGGTTCGCCGGTGTGCCGCCCTGGGCTTCCAGCTTGACCTGTAGTGGCAGTTCGTCCTGATCGGCTTCGGCATCGAAGGGCTCGATGTGGATGCCCAGTCGCTCAGGTCGAAGGTTCGCGGGAAGGTCGGCGACCAGCTCAGGTTCGGGGCGTAGCTGCATGTTGCCTTTCAGCTCCGTAGGCAGCCACACACCGGTCTGGCCTTTGGCCGCGAGGTCGATATCGCCTTGCAGCTCGCCAAGCCCGATGACCGGCCAGGGCGCTGGCAGGTGGCCGGAGAGCCGCAGATCCCCGCCCGCACTGCGCCACTCGAGCGTGCCGTCTGTCGAGCGCGGCATGCTGAGTACCCAACCTGCGCCAAGCCGCATGTCAGCCGGCATGTCTGGCAGCGGGGTGGGTTCGTAGCCGGTCCATTCGCTCAGCCAGCCTAACAGCCAGGGCGCTTCCGGCAAGCTGCCCATGGCAAGAGTGCCAGTGGATTGTAGGGTATCGTCCAGCGGGTTGAACTGGTTACGGCCCTCCAGGCGTGACTGCTCGTCGATCAGCAGCTTGGCTTCGATCATGCTGTGCATGGGCTCCGGTCCCTGCGCACTGATGATCAGCGAAACACGGTGTTCGTTGCGTCGCAGGTCCAGCCGGGCATCGACAGGCAGCAGGGTTTCGCCGGCGTGCTCCAGCCACAGGCTGCCCCGTTCGTCGCAACGACCCTTCGCGCAGGGGAGGTCCATCCTCAGATCGGCGATGGTCATTCGCTGCGGCAGCCACGCCCCCCAGCGTGCGTATTGCTCAGCGTCGCGCGCAGACGAGTCCCCTTTCTCTACTTCCGGTAGCGAGAGCAAAGTTGCGCTGAGGCGATCTATTTGCAGTGAATGAGGCGGAAACGGCTGGAAAAGGCTGGGGATTTGCAGCGCGATATTTTCAGCCTGGAGGGTCAGGTTCAGGCCGCTTTCGGTCAGTTGTCCATAGCTGAACTGGCGGATCGATATGCCTCTGAAAGAGATACGCAGCCCTTGCCAGTCGAGTTCGACGATGCCCTGTTCGCGCTTGAACGCGGTCCATTGATACCAGGTGACACCGCCGGCAAGCAGCGAAAGCAGCAGGCCAGCCAGCAGCCAGAGCAGTATTCTCGACGGTTTCGTCATGACCAGTTCCAGAATGCGAGGCAGACAGCATAGCCGCAGAACAAGCGTAACGACCGTGCTCCGGCAAGGTGCGCGGCTGGACACCAGGTTGGTGTGAAAGTTCGCTCTTGTGCCGCTGCAGCCCTTGTGGCAAGCCGCTTCGCGGCCGGTGCGCTGAACTTGTGCACATTTGCGAGGCACGCCTGTCAAGGCCTTATGACAAACTGTCGCAAATCGCCTGAACGCATAGATCGTTAATAACCAATTGAAAAATAAGCATTTTTTTCATTGGCGAAAAAAACGTCAGTTTAAGCGCAGCCCCCATGAGACGTGGCATTCATAGATTTGTCTTCTGTTTGTCCACTGACTTATCCACAGCTTCTGTGGATTAATTTCTAGTGTGATCCGGATCTAATTTTTTCGCTTTTGACAAGACTTTAACTCTCGGAAAAAAGGAGTAGAGTGCGCGACCTTATCCATCCAGCCCCCTGATGTGCATGAGAACGCGTACTGCCTCCTCCGCCTCCTTCGCTACCTCCACTCCAACGGCACGTTTGCCACTGCGTATGGCGCTGTGGTTGCTCGACAGTCAGCACCTGGGCCGCAATCAGGGGGTCAAGCGGATCGCGGGCCGCCTGCTCAAGCAGCCGGCGCGTGAGGGTGTGGTGGAGGCACAGAGCCGTCTGGGACGTCTGCTGTGCTGCGAGTGCGATGGCCAGCGCGACCGCCGTATCGGTTTCGAGTTGCTGCGTCAGGCGGCTCGTGCGGGCGACTGCCAGGCACAGCTGGAATTGGGCCGCCTTTATTGCCAGCCCGACCACAGCGAACCTGCCAAGGCGCGCCAGTGGCTCGAGCAGGCCGCCGCACAGGGTTCCCAGGAGGCTGCGAGCTTCCTTCAGCGGATCAAGGGCTGACGGCGCACGCCTGACCGCCCACCTACGGCTCGCTATACTGCCCGGCACTTTTGCCGGAGCCCTTCATGTCCTTTGATCCTCTTCATCTATTGATCGGTCTGGCGCTCGGCCTGGCTGCCCTGGCTGGGCTGAGCCTTTATCTGCAGCGCCGCCTGTCCGCCAGCGAGTCCGAGCAGGCGTTGCTCGATGAGCGGCTCCGACAGGCCACCCTGGCTCAGGAGGGGCTGACGGCGCAGCTGGAGGGGTGTCGGATCGAGCTGGCCGAGTTGAGTGGCATCAAATCCGAGCAGCAGGCCGAGCTGGCTGCGCTGCGCCGCGAAGCGGAACTGTTGCGCACGCAGCGTGACGGCCATGATGAAACCATTGCCGACCTGCAAGCCGAGCGCGACGCCCAGCAAGGTGAGCTGCGTCGGTTGAGCGCGACCCACGCCGCGCTCGAAGCCGAACTGCGCGAACAGCACAACGCCCATCAGCAACGGCTGGCAGACCTGCAGGCAGCGCGTGACGAGCTGCGGGCGCAGTTCGCCGAGCTGGCCGGCAAGATCTTCGACGAACGTGAGCAGCGTTTCAGCGAGTCCAGCCACGAGCGCCTGGGGCAACTGCTCGAACCGCTGAAGGAGCGCATCCAGTCATTCGAGAAGCGAGTCGAGGAGAGCTACCAGAACGAGGCGCGCGAGCGCTTTTCCCTGGCTCGCGAGCTGGAACGCCTGCAGCAGCTGAACCAGCGCCTTGGCGATGAAGCCACCAACCTGACTCGGGCCTTGCAAGGGCAGAAGACGCAGGGCAACTGGGGCGAGCTGGTGCTGGAAAAGGTGCTGGAGCACGCCGGGCTGGAGAAGGGCCGCGAATACCATACGCAGGTCAGCCTGAAGAGCCCGGACGGCGAGCGTTTTCAGCCGGATGTGCTGATCCATCTGCCCGGCGACAAGCAGGTGGTCGTGGATGCCAAGGTCAGTCTGACCGCCTATCAGGCGCTGACCTGTGCCGGAGATGAGGGCAGCCGAGCGCTGGCGCTCAAGCAGCATGTGCAATCCTTGCGCAGCCATCTCAAGGGGCTCTCGTTGAAGGATTACCAGCGCCTCGATGGCTTGCAGAGCCTGGACTTCGTGCTGCTGTTCGTGCCGATCGAGGCGGCCTTCGCGGCCGCGCTGCAGGCAGATCCCGATCTGTTCCAGGAAGCCTATGGGCGGCACATCGTGATCGTCAGTCCGACGACCCTGCTCGCCACCCTGCGGGTCATCGACAGCCTCTGGCGGCAGGAACGGCAAAGCCAGAACGCCCGGGAAATTGCCGAGAAGGCCGGCGGGCTTTACGACAAGTTCGTCGCCTTCATCCAGGATATCGATGAGATCGGTAGCCGCCTGCAGCAGGTGGATCGTGCTTACCTGGCCGCGCGCAACAAGCTCAGCGATGGTCGCGGCAACCTCGTTGGCCGCGCCGAGCAGTTGAAGTCGCTCGGTGCACGGGCCAGCAAGCGCCTGCCGGGCGACTGGCTGGAGCGTGCCGGTGCCGAGGAACTCAGCGAGGCGGGCGACTAGGTCGCGGCGTTACGCAACAGCAGCAGCGCGAGCGCGGTCAGCAGCCCGGCGAACATGATCGGCAGGGTGCGGATAGCCAGTTCACGGCCACCGATGAAGGCGATTAGCATGGCCTTGACCAGGCTGTTGCTCAGCGCGGCGAATACGATGCCGCGCGCCGCGACCTCGTGGCTGAGCCCGTCGCGGGCATTGTTGGCCAGCGAGAGCGTGATGGCATCCACATCGGTCAGACCTGCGAGCAGCGAAACCATGTAGATGCCGGCATCGCCCAGCCAGCGTCGTGCACCTTCGACCAGCAGCAGAATCAACACCAGCAAGGCGGCGAAGCGTAGCGCCGGTCCAAGCTCGAACGGGTTCTTCAGCAGCGGCTCGGCGGTGTCATTGGGCGCTTTGGCCGCCAGCAGGTAATAGAAGATTGCCCCCGCTGTATAGATGGCGCCGGCGCACGCCAGCGGCAGGATCAGGCCGGGAAGCAAGGCGGGGTTGACCAGCCCCACTTCCAGTAGCACCCGTGGAAACATGAGCGCCGACGTCGCCAGCAGGCCGGCTGCGAGCGCCGCACGCAGGTTCGGCGCATTCAGCCGGGCCAGCGTGATGGTCATTGCGGTGGAGGAGACGATGCCGCCAAGCAGCGCCGTGACGAAAAGACCGTGGCGGGTACCGAGGATGCGGATCGCCACGTATGCGGCGAAACCGATCCCGGCGATCAGTACCACCATCATCCAGGTCGTGTAGGGATTGAGTGCCTGCCAGGGGCCATAGCCCTGGTTCGGCAGCGTGGGCAGCAGCACCACGGAGATGAACAGCATCTTCAGCGCGCCACCCAGTTCCGCCTCGCTGAGTCGCGTGAGCGCCCGATGCAGCGGGGCTTTCAGGCTCAGCAGCAGCGCTACGACGATGGCGCATGCGGCGGCGAGCTGCCGGCTTTCCGCGACCGCCAGGCTGCCGAGAACAAAGGTCAGCAGCATGGCGACCTCGGTGGTCATGCCATGGTCGCCGCTGCGCCGTGCGTCGATCAGATAGCCGGCAATGACCAGCAACGCGAGCATGGCGAACATCGCCACCCAGGCAAGCCCGCCAAGATGCGTGACGCTAACCGCCGCAAGCCCGCCGAACAGGCCCGACAGGCCGAACGTGCGGACTCCGGCGACCATTTCCTGGCCCGGGCCGTCTCTGCCGCTCCAGCTGCGTTCGGTGCCGATCAGCAGGCCGACGGCAAGCGCCGTGGCGAGGTTGAGAAAAAGCTCGAGCGTCATCGGCCACCTTGCTGCCAAGTGTGCAAATTGCCAGCAGTGTAACCGGCCTCGGCCGCGGTTGTTTCACCCGCAGGCCGAGGTCGCGTGCCTACTGCAACGTCAGGTGCCGGCTCATCAGTGCGCGCAACGCCGCAGGCTTGACCGGCTTGGCGAGGAAATCCAAACCGCTTGCGTGAACTGCCGCCACCAGTTCCGGGCGGCCGTCGGCACTGATCACCACGCCGGGCACCGGCTCGCCCAGGCGGGTGCGCAACCAGGCCATCAGCTCGGTGCCGGTCTGGCCCTCGTCGAGGTGATAGTCGACCAGCACCAGTTGCGGGCGAATGTCCTCGGCCAGCAGCGCTTCGCACTCGGCGCGGTTGCTGGCGGTCCATACCTGGCAACCCCAGCGGGTGAGCAGACTGTTCATGCCGACCAGAATGCTGTCTTCGTTATCGATGCAAAGCACCTGGGTGCCGGTCAGCGCGGTGTGCTGCGGCTCGCCGCGCTTGGCTGCCGGGCGCGGCTGGCTCAACGCGCGAGCGACCGGTACGGTGACGCTGAACACGCTGCCCTTGCCCGGCCAGGAACGCACTTCCAGTGGGTGTTCGAGCACATGACAGAGACCGTCGGCGATGGCCAGGCCCAGGCCCAGACCTTTCTCCGCGCGGGTCTGGTGGCTGTCCAGGCGTTTGAACTCCTCGAAGATCACCTTCAGCTTGTCATGCGCAATGCCCGGGCCGCGGTCCCAGACTTCGAGCCGCAGCGACGCACCTTGCCGGCGCACGCCGAGCACCACGCGGCCCTTGGCATAACGGAAGGCATTGGTGAGGAAATTCTGCAACACGCGGCGGAGCAGTCGGATGTCACTGTCGACGCGCAACTTGCTGCCGTGCACACGGAAGTTGACGCCCTGTTCGCGGGCCAGTGCGGTGAACTCCGTGCCCAGCGTGTCGAACAGCGTGGCCAGCGGGAAAGCGTTGCGATCCGGGGCCACCCGACCGCTTTCCAGGCGTGAAATATCCAACAGGTCGGTGATCAGGTCTTCGGCCGAACGCAGCGAGCTGTCCAGATGCTGCACCAGTTCCTGGGCCTCGCTGGGCAGGGCGCTCTGCTGATGCGACAACGCGGCGGAGAACAGTCGTGCGGCATTCAGCGGCTGCATCAGGTCGTGGCTGACCGCGGCGAGGAAGCGGGTCTTCGACTGGTTGGCGGCTTCCGCCGTGCTCTTGGCTTCGATCAGCGCCTGGTTGAGCTGGGAAAGCTCCTGGGTTCGCTCGCTGACGCGCTGCTCGAGGCCTTCGTTGGCGTCTTTCAATGCGCGTTCGGCTTCGCGGTAGGCGGTGATGTCACTGAAACTCATGACGAAACCGCCGCCCGGCATCGGGTTGCCGATCAGCTCGACGACGCGGCCGTTGGGGAATAGCCGCTCGGACGTATGCGCGCGACCCTGGCGCATCCAGTACAGGCGCTTGGCCACGTGGGTATCGGGATCGCCGGGGCCGCACAGGCCGCGTTCGGCGTTGTAGCGGATGATGTCGGCGATCGGGCGGCCGATGTAGACCAGGCCGTCCGGGTACTCGAACAGCTCGAGATAGCGATGGTTCCAGGCCACCAGACGCAGCGACTGGTCGACCACGCTGATGCCCTGGGTGATGTTCTCGATCGCGCCTTGCAGCAGTGCGCGGTTGAACTGCAGCACTTCCGAGGCTTCGCCGACGATGCGCACCACATCGTCGACCTGCATGTCGCGGCCCTCCAGCGCCGCCTTGACCACCGCGCGGGTGGACGACGCGCCGAGTACACCGGCGAGCAGGCGTTCGGTATGCGCGATCCACTGACCGTCGGCCTGCAGCTTGGGCGAGAAATCCTGGCCGTGGCGACGGGCGAAGCGCTGGAAGCTCTGCTCGGCGCGCTCGGCGCCGACGAAGCGGGATGCCAGGACCAGCAGGTCTTCGACGCGTACGGCGAGCAGGCGGCGGGCACCAGTTGGCGAGGCGATCTCCTGACCGATGAAACGGCTGGCCTGCCAGTGCTCCGCCACATGAGTCTGGGTGAGGATGGATACCCAGAAGAACAGCGTTGCGTTACCGATCAGGGACAGGGTTACGCCCAGGGTCAGTCCGCTAAGGCCGAAACCGAGGCCGCCGTTGTACATCCAGCTCAGGCCCGGGAACATGTCCAGCGGCCAGCCCAGCAGCGGCAGAATCAGGGTGTAGAACCAGATCGCCGCACCGGCGGTCAGGCCGGCGAACACGCCGCGGCGGTTGGCTTGCTTCCAATACAGCGCGCCGACCATCGCCGGGGCCAGCTGGGTGATGGCGGCGAAGGCGATCTGGCCGATGGTGGCCAGCGATGCCGTGGAACCGAGCAGGCGATAGCTGACATAGGCCAGCAGCAGGATCACGACGATGCTGATGCGGCGAACCGAGAGCATCCAGTGACGGAAGGCCTCGAACGGGCGCTCGGCTTCCTGGCGGCGCAGCAGCCAGGGCAGCAGCATGTCATTGGAGACCATGGTCGAAAGCGCGACGCTGGCGACGATCACCATGCCGGTCGCCGCCGAGGCGCCGCCGATGAAGGCAAGCAGGGCGAGCCACGGATGCAGTTCGGCCAGCGGCAGGCTGATGACGAAGGAGTCCGGCGTTACGCCTGGGGGCAGCAGCATCTGTCCGGCCAGCGCGATCGGGATGACGAACACCGCGGCCAGCACCAGATAGAGCGGAAACACCCAGCGCGCCAGGCGGAAGTCGCGCGGTTCGATGTTTTCCACCACCGAAACGTGAAACTGCCGCGGCAGGCAGACGATCGCCATCATCGCGACGGTGGTCTGCACCAGCATGGCTGACCAGTTGACGCCTTCGCTCCAGAATCCGGCGAGGTCCGGCGAGTCATAGGCCTGATTGAACAGATCGCCAAAGCCGTCGAACAGGCCGAAGGTGACGAAGGCGCCCACCGCCAGGAACGCCAGCAGCTTGATCAGCGATTCGAAAGCGATCGCCAGGACCATGCCGCGGTGATGCTCGGTGACATCGAGGTTGCGTGTGCCGAACAGGATGGTGAACAGCGCCAGCACAATCGAGACGATCAGTGCTGTGTCGCGCGTGCCGGTGCCGGCTGTCTCGATGTTGATGCCGCTCAACAGGTTGACGCCGAGCACGATGCCCTTGAGCTGCAGCGCGATGTACGGCAGCACACCGACCAGGCAGATCAGCGTGACGACCACCGCCAGCAGTTGCGACTTGCCATAGCGGGCGGCGATGAAGTCGGCAATGGAGGTGATGTTCTCCTGCTTGCTGATCATGATCATCTTCTGGATCACATGCGGTGCGAACAGCATCAGCAGGATCGGGCCCAGATAGATCGGCAGGAATGCCCAGAGCTGCTCGGCGGATTGGCCGACGGCGCCGAAGAAGGTCCAGCTGGTGCAGTACACCGCCAGCGAAAGGCTGTATACCCAGGGCCGCAGACGCGGCGACATGGAAGCGCTGTTGCGGTCGCCGTAGAAGGCGATGGCGAACAGAATGGCCATATAGACGAGGGCGACCGCAGCGATCAGCCCGCCTGACAGCGTCATGCAAACTCCAGAAAACGAAAGGTAAGTGCCAGGTAGGCTTCGGCAGGCCGGCAACGGTTGCCGAATTCAATCAGCCCTGGTGACTCGTTAATATGCTGAGTTCGCGAAGTTTCGCAGCAATGTTCATCCCCGTGTGCAGGGTTGCGACCAAGGTCGCATGCGTCTAGCGCGGGCCCGTCAGCAGTATTGCCGGTCGTCCGTGAAGTACGGCGTTTCCTGCGTCATGGGTTACTGTCTGGTAAGCGCCGATTCGCCCGAATGCAACAACAGGAGAATGTCATGCTCAGCCCTCATCCGGTAACCCTGCAACGCGGGGCGCTGCGCCTGGAACCGCTGATGGAGGCGGATATCCCGGAGCTGGTTGCCCTGGCAGAGCGGAACCGCGCCGAGCTGACCTATATGAGCGGGCCGCTACGGCCGGACTGGTATCGCCATGCTCTGGCGGAACAGCGCGAGGGACGCGCGGTAGTCTTCAGTGTGCGCATGGCCGAGCAGCTGGTCGGCACCACGCGTTTCGCCGACTTCAACCTGAGCCTGCCGGCAGCCGAACTGGGCTGGACCTGGCTGGATCAGGCGGAGCATGGCACCGGGCTGAATGCCTCGATCAAGTACCTGCTGCTGCGTCACGCGTTCGAAGAGTGGCAGCTGGTACGCCTGCAGCTGAAGACTGCCGCCAGCAACCTGCGCTCGCAGCGGGCCATCGAAAAGCTTGGTGCGCTACGCGAAGGATTGTTGCGTAACCATCGGCGCCTGGCGGACGGCCGTCTGGACGATACCGTGCTCTACAGCATCACTGACCGTGACTGGCCGCAGGTCAAGCAGCGGCTCGCGGCCGACTGACTGCTCTATAACGCATCGCCTGGGCGTCCCAGTTCGGTTATCGTGCGGTGCTTTGCCGCACGTTTCGCATCGCTCCGGCCGCCACCCTACTTTCGTTGCGAGGCCGATCGACGGCGCAAGCTTCGGTGCGAAATTGGTTACAGGAGTTCCAATGTCCCGCTCGCAAGAGTTCGTTCACGGATGCCGTGACATTCTGCCGTTGATCCTCGGTGCGATTCCGTTCGGCGTCATTTTCGGCACGCTGGCGGTCGGCGCCGGATTGACGCCCTGGCAGACCATGGGCATGTCTTCGCTGGTCTTCGCCGGTTCCGCGCAGTTCATCGCGATCACGCTGATAACCGGCGGCGTAGGCGCCGCCGTGGTGCTGCTGACCACCTTCGTGGTCAATCTGCGGCATGCCTTGTACAGCGCTGCGCTGCAGCCATTCGTTCGTCATCTTCCGGGCCGCTGGCGCGCCCCTTTGGCGTTCTGGCTCACGGACGAGGCCTTCGCCGTGGTGCAGAACCGCTATGCCCACGGCGATGAGTCGCCGTACAAGCATTGGTTCTTTCTCGGTGCCGCACTGACCATGTACATCAACTGGCAGCTGTCGACACTGGTGGGCGTCGCCTTCGGTCAGGCGGTTCCGGATATCGCCAGCTGGGGACTGGACTTCGCCATGATTGCCACGTTCATCGGCATCGCTGTACCGATGATGCGCACGCGTCCGCAGGTGGCCTCGGCGCTGGTGGCGGGCGCGGTGGCCTTGCTGACCTGGGAGCTGCCTTACAAACTTGGGCTGATCGCCGCTGCCATGGCCGGTATCGTCGTTGGCGTCTGGCTGGAACGTCGTGCCGAAGCGGTCGCGCGCATGCAGGGGGCGCTATGACGACCTGGTTGCTGATCTTCGGCATGCTGGCGATCACCTTCGTGATCCGCTACAGCTTTTTCGCCTGGCCCAACCTGCGCTTTCCCCGCGCTATCGAGCAGGGGCTGCATTACGTGCCGGTGGCGGTACTGACTGCCATCGTGGTGCCGGGAATGCTGATGCCTGAAGGGCAGTGGGCGTTGCGCCCGGACAATGCCTATCTGCTCGCGGGGCTGTTGGCGATCCTCATAGCTGCATTTACCCGCAACCTGCTGGCCACTATCGCTGGCGGCCTGCTGAGCTTCTTTCTGCTGCGCTGGGCGCTTGGGCAGTTGCCGATATGAAGCGGGAATCAACCAGGGCCAGCTCGACAAG
This DNA window, taken from Pseudomonas sp. FeN3W, encodes the following:
- a CDS encoding YdbH domain-containing protein — translated: MTKPSRILLWLLAGLLLSLLAGGVTWYQWTAFKREQGIVELDWQGLRISFRGISIRQFSYGQLTESGLNLTLQAENIALQIPSLFQPFPPHSLQIDRLSATLLSLPEVEKGDSSARDAEQYARWGAWLPQRMTIADLRMDLPCAKGRCDERGSLWLEHAGETLLPVDARLDLRRNEHRVSLIISAQGPEPMHSMIEAKLLIDEQSRLEGRNQFNPLDDTLQSTGTLAMGSLPEAPWLLGWLSEWTGYEPTPLPDMPADMRLGAGWVLSMPRSTDGTLEWRSAGGDLRLSGHLPAPWPVIGLGELQGDIDLAAKGQTGVWLPTELKGNMQLRPEPELVADLPANLRPERLGIHIEPFDAEADQDELPLQVKLEAQGGTPANLQARVRLNTAPPYALQIEQAQLQLRSSNLTLDALSLGGLEATLDFSGRADLEQIDLRLHKSSRATLADLATGELAASRLQAQLPQPLSLHLDRSDSESPSWRVQGPLELRLGRLEHPQLISQGWRWSGQLDADATRLSTTGPLSNDAGLTLAANLNKRWNGPLQASGKLQEIFLRAGNPLARSLTAWPAMIELNSGRLLGDGTLSLPAGSAPPSARLTLEARGLAGIIDRAEISGLDARLAASLERNRLELDITELRLAQLNPGFTFGPLLLRGNYSTDLDHPAQGQLRWATAETRIFGGRFWLDPATLDLAAPQQQLSAQLQGLQLSDMLAAYPTEGLDGSGLVDGSFDIRRSAQGLSVDQGELAARAPGGVLRFRSPKIEALGQSNPAMKIVTEALHDFHYDRLSSDVRYDESGKLNLALRLNGRNPALEGGRPINFSINLEEDIPALLTSLQLSDRVSETIQRRVQEHLQRLQ
- a CDS encoding SEL1-like repeat protein; translation: MALWLLDSQHLGRNQGVKRIAGRLLKQPAREGVVEAQSRLGRLLCCECDGQRDRRIGFELLRQAARAGDCQAQLELGRLYCQPDHSEPAKARQWLEQAAAQGSQEAASFLQRIKG
- the rmuC gene encoding DNA recombination protein RmuC, with the protein product MSFDPLHLLIGLALGLAALAGLSLYLQRRLSASESEQALLDERLRQATLAQEGLTAQLEGCRIELAELSGIKSEQQAELAALRREAELLRTQRDGHDETIADLQAERDAQQGELRRLSATHAALEAELREQHNAHQQRLADLQAARDELRAQFAELAGKIFDEREQRFSESSHERLGQLLEPLKERIQSFEKRVEESYQNEARERFSLARELERLQQLNQRLGDEATNLTRALQGQKTQGNWGELVLEKVLEHAGLEKGREYHTQVSLKSPDGERFQPDVLIHLPGDKQVVVDAKVSLTAYQALTCAGDEGSRALALKQHVQSLRSHLKGLSLKDYQRLDGLQSLDFVLLFVPIEAAFAAALQADPDLFQEAYGRHIVIVSPTTLLATLRVIDSLWRQERQSQNAREIAEKAGGLYDKFVAFIQDIDEIGSRLQQVDRAYLAARNKLSDGRGNLVGRAEQLKSLGARASKRLPGDWLERAGAEELSEAGD
- a CDS encoding MgtC/SapB family protein; this translates as MTLELFLNLATALAVGLLIGTERSWSGRDGPGQEMVAGVRTFGLSGLFGGLAAVSVTHLGGLAWVAMFAMLALLVIAGYLIDARRSGDHGMTTEVAMLLTFVLGSLAVAESRQLAAACAIVVALLLSLKAPLHRALTRLSEAELGGALKMLFISVVLLPTLPNQGYGPWQALNPYTTWMMVVLIAGIGFAAYVAIRILGTRHGLFVTALLGGIVSSTAMTITLARLNAPNLRAALAAGLLATSALMFPRVLLEVGLVNPALLPGLILPLACAGAIYTAGAIFYYLLAAKAPNDTAEPLLKNPFELGPALRFAALLVLILLLVEGARRWLGDAGIYMVSLLAGLTDVDAITLSLANNARDGLSHEVAARGIVFAALSNSLVKAMLIAFIGGRELAIRTLPIMFAGLLTALALLLLRNAAT
- a CDS encoding PAS domain-containing hybrid sensor histidine kinase/response regulator, producing MTLSGGLIAAVALVYMAILFAIAFYGDRNSASMSPRLRPWVYSLSLAVYCTSWTFFGAVGQSAEQLWAFLPIYLGPILLMLFAPHVIQKMIMISKQENITSIADFIAARYGKSQLLAVVVTLICLVGVLPYIALQLKGIVLGVNLLSGINIETAGTGTRDTALIVSIVLALFTILFGTRNLDVTEHHRGMVLAIAFESLIKLLAFLAVGAFVTFGLFDGFGDLFNQAYDSPDLAGFWSEGVNWSAMLVQTTVAMMAIVCLPRQFHVSVVENIEPRDFRLARWVFPLYLVLAAVFVIPIALAGQMLLPPGVTPDSFVISLPLAELHPWLALLAFIGGASAATGMVIVASVALSTMVSNDMLLPWLLRRQEAERPFEAFRHWMLSVRRISIVVILLLAYVSYRLLGSTASLATIGQIAFAAITQLAPAMVGALYWKQANRRGVFAGLTAGAAIWFYTLILPLLGWPLDMFPGLSWMYNGGLGFGLSGLTLGVTLSLIGNATLFFWVSILTQTHVAEHWQASRFIGQEIASPTGARRLLAVRVEDLLVLASRFVGAERAEQSFQRFARRHGQDFSPKLQADGQWIAHTERLLAGVLGASSTRAVVKAALEGRDMQVDDVVRIVGEASEVLQFNRALLQGAIENITQGISVVDQSLRLVAWNHRYLELFEYPDGLVYIGRPIADIIRYNAERGLCGPGDPDTHVAKRLYWMRQGRAHTSERLFPNGRVVELIGNPMPGGGFVMSFSDITAYREAERALKDANEGLEQRVSERTQELSQLNQALIEAKSTAEAANQSKTRFLAAVSHDLMQPLNAARLFSAALSHQQSALPSEAQELVQHLDSSLRSAEDLITDLLDISRLESGRVAPDRNAFPLATLFDTLGTEFTALAREQGVNFRVHGSKLRVDSDIRLLRRVLQNFLTNAFRYAKGRVVLGVRRQGASLRLEVWDRGPGIAHDKLKVIFEEFKRLDSHQTRAEKGLGLGLAIADGLCHVLEHPLEVRSWPGKGSVFSVTVPVARALSQPRPAAKRGEPQHTALTGTQVLCIDNEDSILVGMNSLLTRWGCQVWTASNRAECEALLAEDIRPQLVLVDYHLDEGQTGTELMAWLRTRLGEPVPGVVISADGRPELVAAVHASGLDFLAKPVKPAALRALMSRHLTLQ
- a CDS encoding GNAT family protein, with protein sequence MLSPHPVTLQRGALRLEPLMEADIPELVALAERNRAELTYMSGPLRPDWYRHALAEQREGRAVVFSVRMAEQLVGTTRFADFNLSLPAAELGWTWLDQAEHGTGLNASIKYLLLRHAFEEWQLVRLQLKTAASNLRSQRAIEKLGALREGLLRNHRRLADGRLDDTVLYSITDRDWPQVKQRLAAD
- a CDS encoding AzlC family ABC transporter permease — its product is MSRSQEFVHGCRDILPLILGAIPFGVIFGTLAVGAGLTPWQTMGMSSLVFAGSAQFIAITLITGGVGAAVVLLTTFVVNLRHALYSAALQPFVRHLPGRWRAPLAFWLTDEAFAVVQNRYAHGDESPYKHWFFLGAALTMYINWQLSTLVGVAFGQAVPDIASWGLDFAMIATFIGIAVPMMRTRPQVASALVAGAVALLTWELPYKLGLIAAAMAGIVVGVWLERRAEAVARMQGAL
- a CDS encoding AzlD domain-containing protein — encoded protein: MTTWLLIFGMLAITFVIRYSFFAWPNLRFPRAIEQGLHYVPVAVLTAIVVPGMLMPEGQWALRPDNAYLLAGLLAILIAAFTRNLLATIAGGLLSFFLLRWALGQLPI